Proteins encoded in a region of the Pelobates fuscus isolate aPelFus1 chromosome 11, aPelFus1.pri, whole genome shotgun sequence genome:
- the LOC134577158 gene encoding fibroblast growth factor 21-like gives MMKAGGIPLVQSPLLRWCLLLAFILRFSRTGLASPLRDTNPLLQFSDQVRLRYLYADNEHTHLHLQISPEGKVSGTREKNVYSLLEIKAVKPSILVIRGTHSTMYLCMNSKHHLYGSAVYNENDCNFREVPLHDGYNLYFSEKHPAHLKLTPVRGRQLERFIPLEASSESTYMGDYSSEHFQRPNLDIGSEDPLGMIDTSNIFSPSSDS, from the exons ATGATGAAAGCAGGGGGTATACCACTTGTTCAGTCCCCTTTATTAAGATGGTGCTTGCTTTTGGCCTTTATTCTCCGATTTTCTAGAACAGGGCTTGCAAGTCCTCTTAGAGACACAAACCCACTTTTGCAATTCTCTGACCAAGTGCGACTTAGATACCTGTATGCAGATAATGAACACACACATTTGCATCTGCAGATCTCTCCTGAAGGAAAGGTTAGCGGCACAAGAGAAAAGAACGTATACA gtctgctggagatcaaggcagtaaAGCCAAGTATTTTGGTTATCCGTGGAACGCATAGTACCATGTATCTCTGCATGAACTCAAAGCACCATTTGTATGGTTCG GCTGTTTATAACGAAAATGATTGCAACTTCCGAGAGGTGCCATTACATGACGGATACAACCTATACTTTTCAGAAAAGCATCCAGCTCACCTAAAGCTAACTCCTGTAAGAGGCAGGCAATTGGAACGATTCATTCCTTTGGAGGCCTCAAGTGAATCTACATATATGGGAGATTACTCAAGTGAACATTTTCAAAGACCAAACCTAGATATTGGGTCAGAAGATCCCCTGGGGATGATAGACACATCCAATATCTTCAGTCCAAGCTCCGATTCATAA